From Pseudoalteromonas sp. DL-6, one genomic window encodes:
- the mazG gene encoding nucleoside triphosphate pyrophosphohydrolase produces MQNEGSNQANNEALSQLLEIMQTLRNPEGGCPWDLKQTFASIVPHTLEEAYEVADCIERGDLSELKGELGDLLFQIVFYAQLAQEQQLFNFNDVVAQLNEKLVRRHPHVFTAQDTPTTDAELAAQWQAIKAQERATKPQDESSALWQDIPNSLPSLTKAKKIQQRVAALGFDWPTYHGAIDKVSEEVEEVKEALAHNPYSAHTAEELGDLLFATVNVARHVKRDPEQLLRSANDKFSARFEKVQNYLITQGKCIESASLEEMDAAWDAIKKIK; encoded by the coding sequence GTGCAAAACGAGGGCAGTAATCAGGCTAATAATGAGGCTTTAAGCCAACTGCTGGAAATAATGCAAACACTAAGAAACCCTGAGGGCGGATGCCCTTGGGATCTCAAGCAAACGTTTGCGTCAATCGTACCTCATACCCTTGAAGAGGCTTATGAAGTGGCTGATTGTATTGAGCGCGGCGATTTAAGTGAACTCAAAGGTGAGCTAGGTGATCTGTTATTTCAAATCGTGTTTTATGCGCAACTAGCGCAAGAGCAGCAATTATTTAATTTTAATGATGTGGTGGCCCAGTTAAATGAAAAGCTAGTGCGTCGTCATCCGCATGTATTTACAGCGCAAGACACACCCACAACTGATGCCGAATTAGCCGCGCAATGGCAAGCAATAAAAGCACAAGAGCGTGCTACTAAACCTCAAGATGAAAGCTCAGCACTATGGCAAGATATACCAAACAGTTTACCTAGCTTAACAAAAGCTAAAAAAATTCAACAACGTGTAGCCGCTTTAGGTTTTGATTGGCCTACTTATCATGGAGCTATAGATAAAGTGAGTGAAGAGGTTGAGGAAGTCAAAGAAGCCTTAGCTCATAACCCTTACTCAGCGCATACAGCAGAAGAGCTAGGTGATTTGTTGTTTGCTACCGTGAATGTAGCGCGCCATGTTAAACGTGATCCGGAGCAATTACTTCGTAGTGCCAACGATAAGTTTTCTGCACGATTTGAAAAGGTGCAAAATTACTTAATTACCCAGGGTAAATGTATTGAGTCTGCGTCTTTAGAAGAAATGGATGCGGCATGGGATGCGATAAAAAAAATTAAATAA
- the mutH gene encoding DNA mismatch repair endonuclease MutH, producing the protein MQPLKPHSINQLMQRVNNIAGLTLGQLAQQYHFKTPDDLLREKGWTGQLIEYVLGATAGSKPLPDFEDLGIELKTLPISYKGKPLETTFVSVTPLMNVTGMTWHTSSVRKKLNHVLWLPILSERDIAPFDRTIGSGFLWQPSAVQDAQLQRDWEEQMELIALGRVDEISGHLGDVMQIRPKAANSHIVTDAIGPNGKIIKTLPRGFYLKTSFTGEILKQQFQL; encoded by the coding sequence ATGCAACCTTTAAAACCTCATTCAATTAATCAACTAATGCAACGTGTCAATAATATTGCAGGGCTTACACTTGGCCAGTTAGCACAGCAGTATCATTTTAAAACACCTGATGATTTGTTACGTGAAAAAGGCTGGACGGGCCAACTGATTGAATATGTATTAGGCGCAACGGCCGGTTCAAAACCGCTCCCCGACTTTGAAGATTTAGGTATAGAGCTCAAAACATTGCCCATTTCATATAAAGGCAAACCATTAGAAACCACGTTTGTGTCGGTTACCCCACTAATGAATGTAACCGGTATGACCTGGCACACAAGTAGCGTACGTAAAAAGTTGAATCATGTTTTATGGCTACCTATTTTAAGTGAGCGCGATATTGCCCCGTTTGATAGAACCATAGGCAGTGGCTTTTTATGGCAACCTAGTGCGGTACAAGATGCACAATTACAGCGTGACTGGGAAGAGCAAATGGAGCTTATAGCCCTTGGCCGGGTAGATGAAATATCAGGACATTTAGGGGATGTAATGCAAATACGACCAAAAGCAGCGAATAGCCATATTGTTACCGACGCTATAGGCCCAAACGGGAAAATAATTAAAACCCTGCCGCGTGGCTTTTATTTAAAAACCAGTTTTACCGGTGAAATTTTAAAGCAGCAATTTCAGCTTTAA
- a CDS encoding sulfite exporter TauE/SafE family protein: MYELGLLVASCALLGCVVGFLAGLLGIGGGLIIVPVLSSLLLSFDVAAADHVLVIAIATSLASILFTSTSSALAHHKNDNVPWKIAPWVMSGVAIGALVSGFAASFIPEKMLRTVFAVSVVFIAMRMVLSARNKVGAEHPLPTGPVLGSISTVMGALSGLIGIGGGALLVPMLHYFSVDIKKAIGCAAACGIVIAFFGSIGYISAGWQVTDLAHGFMGFVYLPALFGIVVTSWFIAPIGAKATHYLPVNTIKKVFAMLLVFIAIKMVFS; encoded by the coding sequence ATGTATGAACTAGGACTTCTAGTTGCAAGTTGTGCGCTATTAGGTTGCGTTGTTGGTTTTTTAGCAGGGCTACTAGGTATAGGCGGTGGTTTAATTATTGTGCCAGTGCTAAGTAGTTTGCTGCTTAGTTTTGATGTAGCCGCTGCTGATCATGTGTTAGTTATTGCCATAGCAACATCTTTAGCTTCAATTTTATTTACTTCTACCTCTTCAGCATTAGCTCATCATAAAAATGATAATGTGCCTTGGAAAATTGCCCCCTGGGTTATGTCGGGTGTGGCCATTGGCGCATTGGTTAGTGGTTTTGCTGCCAGCTTTATCCCTGAGAAAATGTTAAGAACGGTGTTTGCGGTCAGTGTGGTTTTTATTGCAATGAGAATGGTACTTTCTGCTCGTAATAAAGTGGGCGCAGAACATCCTCTGCCCACAGGCCCTGTACTGGGTAGTATTAGTACGGTAATGGGCGCTTTGTCTGGATTGATAGGTATTGGTGGTGGCGCATTACTTGTGCCTATGTTGCATTATTTTTCGGTTGATATTAAAAAGGCAATTGGTTGCGCTGCTGCATGTGGTATTGTAATTGCTTTTTTTGGTTCTATTGGTTACATCAGCGCTGGTTGGCAAGTAACTGACTTAGCGCATGGTTTTATGGGGTTTGTATATTTACCCGCTTTATTTGGGATTGTTGTTACCTCATGGTTTATAGCGCCTATTGGGGCTAAGGCAACGCACTACTTACCTGTGAATACAATTAAGAAAGTTTTCGCGATGTTACTGGTTTTCATCGCTATTAAAATGGTTTTTAGCTAA
- the ptsP gene encoding phosphoenolpyruvate--protein phosphotransferase has translation MLATLRAIAESVSQQANLDSALVCFVKMVKDAMNTQCCSIYFADYSQDNFVLMATEGLNPDAVGKFRIGFTEGLVGLVAQREEAINIAFAKSHPRFKLSPEVNEEGYNAFLSVPVVHQKKVLGVIVVQQKMARVFSQDEESFLITLSAQLASQLAHAEIKEVLRQDESSHQTSVLKGVSSAPGISIGKAFVVIPKLNFKSIELTKNSDVNEQRRLFTQAVAATRKEFSTLSMTLSDTIPQEALAVFDVYQQLLDAKSLGHNVEAQLQEGWCAKSALKIVIERLVAQFNEMQDPYIKERAVDVKDIGLRVLHHLVNTEHAIKDYPENTILIAHTLTPAMLAEVPNERLAGVVSINGSANSHASILTRAMGVPAIWGIEDLPLLQFDSKEMILDAFSGRLYISPSQMLIDEYTELQYQDNLLNNRFLEEQALPAITLDGEHISLLLNAGLELNTQQNSAHICDGVGLYRTEAWFMQKGQFPSQQEQEKWYREVLSSYYPNPVVMRTLDIGGDKVLDYFNITEENPFLGWRGIRISLDHPELFLDQLKAMLKANIGLGNLKIMLPMISGTDEVEESLALFNQAYYELSEAFPEQLIEKPDIGIMLEVPSSVFMLPEWSRKVDFCSVGSNDLTQYLLAVDRANARVADLFNPYHPAVLRVLNNIANECEHYELPFSLCGELGGDPEGAILLIAMGYRRLSMNLSSLNKVKWVLRRLNVSDMEHLLSECLAQPNAKQVLRLTRNFMIEHQLGNLFYTPK, from the coding sequence ATGCTGGCAACACTCAGAGCGATAGCTGAGTCTGTTTCGCAACAAGCGAATTTAGACAGTGCGTTAGTGTGCTTTGTGAAAATGGTAAAAGATGCCATGAATACCCAGTGCTGCTCCATTTATTTTGCTGATTACAGCCAAGATAATTTTGTATTGATGGCCACTGAAGGTTTAAACCCTGATGCTGTGGGCAAATTTCGGATAGGCTTTACCGAAGGACTTGTAGGGCTTGTTGCTCAACGTGAAGAAGCAATTAACATTGCTTTTGCAAAATCGCACCCTCGTTTCAAACTCTCCCCAGAAGTTAACGAAGAAGGCTATAACGCTTTTTTATCTGTGCCTGTTGTTCATCAAAAAAAAGTTTTAGGTGTTATTGTTGTCCAACAAAAAATGGCGCGGGTATTTTCTCAAGATGAAGAGTCGTTTTTAATAACGCTTTCTGCGCAGTTAGCTTCGCAATTAGCCCATGCCGAAATAAAAGAAGTTTTGCGCCAAGATGAGTCTTCCCATCAAACGTCTGTATTAAAAGGCGTCTCTAGTGCACCAGGGATCAGCATAGGTAAAGCATTTGTTGTTATTCCTAAACTTAACTTTAAGTCTATAGAGCTTACTAAAAATAGCGATGTTAATGAACAGCGGCGTTTATTCACCCAAGCGGTTGCTGCAACCCGTAAAGAGTTTAGTACCTTATCGATGACATTAAGCGACACCATACCGCAAGAAGCGCTGGCTGTATTTGATGTTTATCAGCAATTATTAGATGCTAAAAGCTTAGGTCATAATGTAGAAGCGCAATTACAAGAGGGGTGGTGTGCAAAAAGTGCATTAAAAATTGTGATTGAACGTTTAGTTGCGCAGTTTAACGAAATGCAAGACCCTTACATTAAAGAGCGTGCAGTTGATGTAAAAGACATTGGCTTACGGGTGCTGCATCATTTAGTGAATACCGAGCACGCAATAAAAGACTACCCTGAAAACACCATTTTAATAGCGCATACATTAACCCCTGCGATGTTAGCAGAGGTGCCCAATGAGCGTTTAGCTGGGGTTGTGAGCATTAATGGTTCAGCTAATAGCCACGCCTCTATTTTAACTCGTGCTATGGGTGTGCCTGCGATTTGGGGTATTGAAGATTTACCGCTATTGCAGTTTGATAGCAAAGAAATGATTTTAGATGCCTTTTCTGGGCGTTTATATATTTCGCCTTCGCAAATGCTTATTGATGAGTATACCGAGTTACAATACCAAGATAACTTGCTTAACAATCGATTTTTAGAAGAACAAGCACTGCCAGCAATCACGTTAGACGGCGAGCATATTAGTTTATTGCTTAATGCAGGGCTTGAGCTTAATACCCAACAAAATAGTGCCCATATTTGTGATGGTGTTGGCCTTTACAGAACCGAAGCGTGGTTTATGCAAAAGGGGCAGTTTCCTTCGCAACAAGAACAGGAAAAGTGGTACCGCGAAGTACTTAGCAGCTATTATCCTAATCCGGTGGTTATGCGTACCTTAGATATTGGTGGCGACAAAGTTTTAGATTATTTTAATATCACCGAAGAAAACCCATTTTTAGGATGGCGTGGTATTAGAATTAGCTTAGACCACCCCGAGCTTTTTTTAGATCAACTCAAAGCGATGTTAAAAGCCAATATTGGCTTAGGTAATTTAAAAATAATGTTACCGATGATCAGTGGCACTGATGAAGTTGAAGAGTCACTGGCACTGTTTAATCAAGCTTATTATGAATTAAGCGAAGCATTTCCAGAGCAACTAATAGAAAAGCCAGATATTGGCATTATGCTTGAGGTACCTTCGAGTGTATTTATGCTACCAGAGTGGTCTAGAAAAGTTGATTTTTGCTCAGTCGGTAGTAACGACTTAACTCAATACTTATTAGCCGTAGACAGGGCAAATGCACGTGTAGCCGATTTGTTTAATCCTTATCACCCCGCGGTATTGCGCGTACTAAATAATATTGCCAATGAGTGTGAGCATTACGAACTACCTTTTAGTTTATGTGGGGAGCTTGGCGGCGACCCCGAAGGCGCAATATTACTGATTGCTATGGGGTATAGGCGCTTAAGCATGAACTTATCGTCACTAAACAAAGTAAAGTGGGTGCTAAGGCGCTTAAATGTAAGCGACATGGAACATTTACTAAGTGAATGTTTAGCACAGCCTAACGCTAAACAAGTGCTACGTTTAACCCGTAATTTTATGATAGAGCATCAGCTAGGTAATTTATTTTATACACCTAAATGA
- a CDS encoding CTP synthase — MSTKFIFVTGGVVSSLGKGIAAASLAAILEARGLDVTILKLDPYINVDPGTMSPIQHGEVYVTEDGAETDLDLGHYERFIRTKMTSRNNFTQGRVYEDVLRRERRGEYLGATIQVIPHITNDIKQRVYDGAEGHDIAIVEIGGTVGDIESQPFIEAIRQMGTEIGRERALFIHLTLVPFLGPAGEVKTKPTQHSVKELRSVGIQPDILICRSDRKLPNNERAKIALFTNVEEKAVISLPDVDSIYKIPALLKSQELDNFVCRRFHLDAPEADLAEWEQVLYQESNPTGEVTIGMVGKYIELPDAYKSVNEALKHAGLKNRLTINIQYVDSQDLETKGTDVLSRLDAILVPGGFGGRGVEGKILAAKYARENKVPYLGICLGMQVALIEYARNVAGLVDANSTEFNANSESPVVGLITEWLDAEGNVELRDEKSDLGGTMRLGAQKCHLTPGSKVHEVYGSDEIVERHRHRYEVNNNFVAQLEQAGLSFTGLSEDKKLVEIIENKDHPWFIAAQFHPEFTSTPRDGHPLFEGFVAAAHTYQKASS; from the coding sequence ATGAGTACAAAATTTATCTTCGTTACTGGCGGAGTTGTTTCTTCGTTGGGTAAAGGTATTGCAGCAGCATCATTGGCCGCTATTTTAGAAGCCCGTGGCTTAGATGTTACCATTCTAAAGCTGGATCCTTACATCAACGTTGACCCAGGCACAATGAGCCCAATTCAACACGGTGAAGTATACGTTACCGAAGACGGCGCAGAAACGGACCTTGATTTAGGTCACTACGAACGTTTTATTCGCACCAAAATGACCAGCCGTAATAACTTTACGCAAGGGCGCGTATATGAAGATGTACTACGTCGCGAAAGACGTGGTGAATATCTTGGCGCAACTATTCAGGTTATTCCTCATATTACCAATGACATTAAGCAACGTGTTTATGATGGCGCAGAAGGCCATGATATAGCAATCGTTGAAATTGGTGGTACGGTAGGCGATATTGAATCACAACCATTTATCGAAGCAATTCGTCAAATGGGTACAGAAATTGGTCGTGAACGCGCACTTTTTATTCACTTAACCTTAGTGCCTTTCTTAGGCCCTGCCGGTGAAGTGAAAACAAAACCAACTCAGCACTCAGTTAAAGAGTTACGCTCGGTAGGTATTCAACCAGATATTCTTATTTGTCGCTCAGACCGTAAGCTGCCAAATAACGAGCGTGCAAAAATTGCATTGTTCACAAACGTTGAAGAAAAAGCAGTTATTTCACTGCCTGATGTAGACAGTATTTATAAAATCCCTGCGTTATTAAAATCGCAAGAGTTAGATAACTTTGTATGTCGTCGTTTTCATTTAGACGCGCCTGAAGCTGATTTAGCTGAGTGGGAACAAGTATTGTATCAAGAGTCTAACCCAACGGGTGAAGTGACAATTGGTATGGTAGGTAAATACATTGAATTACCAGATGCATACAAATCAGTAAACGAAGCATTAAAGCATGCAGGATTAAAAAATCGTTTAACTATTAATATTCAATACGTTGATTCACAAGACTTAGAAACCAAAGGAACGGATGTTCTTTCTCGCTTAGATGCTATTTTAGTGCCAGGTGGTTTTGGTGGTCGTGGTGTTGAAGGTAAGATTTTAGCGGCAAAATATGCTCGTGAAAACAAAGTGCCTTACTTAGGTATTTGTTTAGGTATGCAGGTTGCGCTTATTGAATACGCACGAAATGTTGCCGGTTTAGTTGATGCAAATTCAACTGAATTTAACGCAAACTCAGAGTCGCCAGTGGTTGGTTTAATCACCGAGTGGTTAGATGCCGAAGGTAATGTTGAATTACGTGACGAAAAGTCTGATTTAGGTGGCACTATGCGTTTAGGCGCACAAAAGTGTCATTTAACACCTGGCTCTAAAGTACATGAAGTGTATGGTAGCGACGAGATTGTTGAACGCCATCGTCACCGTTATGAAGTTAACAACAACTTTGTAGCACAGCTTGAGCAAGCAGGTTTAAGCTTTACTGGTTTATCTGAAGATAAAAAACTAGTAGAGATTATTGAGAACAAAGATCACCCTTGGTTTATTGCGGCGCAATTCCATCCGGAATTCACTTCAACACCACGTGATGGTCACCCGCTATTTGAAGGGTTTGTAGCTGCGGCTCATACCTACCAAAAAGCGTCTTCGTAA
- the eno gene encoding phosphopyruvate hydratase, with protein sequence MSEIVKVIGREIMDSRGNPTVEAEVYLADGSWGRAAAPSGASTGTREALELRDGDKARYLGKGVLKAVGFINNEIAAALKGQNALAQSDVDQVMLDLDGTENKEKLGANAILAVSLANAKAAAQSKKVELYEHIADLNGTSGVYSMPLPMMNIINGGEHADNSVDIQEFMVQPVGATNFREALRMGAEVFHSLAKVLKADGHSTAVGDEGGFAPNLASNEAALAAIKVAVANAGYELGKDITLALDCAASEFYNKEANIYDLKGEGKQFTSEEFNHFLKDLTEQYPIVSIEDGLDESDWDGFAHQTKLMGDKVQLVGDDLFVTNTKILKRGIDNGIANSILIKFNQIGSLTETLAAIKMAKDAGFTVVISHRSGETEDATIADLAVGTAAGQIKTGSLSRSDRVAKYNQLLRIEEQLGAKAPYNGLKEVKGQ encoded by the coding sequence ATGTCAGAAATCGTAAAAGTAATCGGTCGTGAAATTATGGACTCGCGTGGTAACCCAACTGTTGAAGCTGAAGTATATTTAGCTGATGGTTCGTGGGGCCGTGCTGCTGCACCTTCAGGTGCATCTACAGGAACTCGCGAAGCATTAGAATTACGTGATGGTGATAAAGCGCGTTACTTAGGTAAAGGCGTATTAAAAGCGGTTGGCTTTATTAATAATGAAATTGCAGCAGCACTGAAAGGTCAAAATGCACTTGCTCAAAGTGATGTAGACCAAGTAATGCTTGATTTAGATGGTACTGAAAATAAAGAAAAACTAGGTGCTAATGCTATTTTAGCGGTTTCGCTTGCCAACGCAAAAGCGGCTGCACAATCTAAAAAAGTAGAGCTATACGAGCACATTGCTGACTTAAATGGTACGTCAGGTGTTTACTCTATGCCACTACCAATGATGAACATCATCAATGGCGGTGAGCATGCTGATAACTCAGTGGATATTCAAGAATTTATGGTTCAGCCAGTGGGTGCTACTAACTTCCGTGAAGCATTACGTATGGGTGCTGAAGTATTCCATAGTCTGGCTAAAGTACTTAAAGCAGATGGTCATTCAACAGCTGTAGGTGACGAAGGCGGTTTTGCACCAAACCTTGCATCAAATGAAGCTGCGCTTGCAGCCATTAAAGTGGCTGTTGCAAATGCCGGTTATGAGCTTGGTAAAGATATTACCCTTGCACTGGATTGTGCGGCCTCTGAGTTTTATAACAAAGAAGCAAATATCTATGACCTTAAAGGTGAAGGTAAGCAATTCACATCTGAAGAGTTTAACCACTTCTTAAAAGATTTAACTGAGCAATACCCAATTGTATCAATCGAAGATGGCTTAGATGAGTCTGATTGGGATGGCTTTGCACACCAAACTAAACTAATGGGCGATAAAGTTCAATTAGTGGGTGATGACTTATTCGTAACCAATACTAAGATTTTAAAACGCGGTATTGATAACGGTATTGCTAACTCAATCTTAATTAAATTTAACCAAATTGGTTCACTAACAGAGACGTTAGCAGCAATCAAAATGGCAAAAGATGCAGGTTTTACAGTGGTTATTTCTCACCGTTCAGGTGAAACTGAAGATGCAACCATTGCAGATTTAGCGGTAGGTACTGCTGCAGGTCAAATTAAAACGGGTTCATTAAGCCGTTCAGATCGTGTTGCTAAGTACAACCAATTGCTACGTATTGAAGAGCAATTAGGCGCTAAAGCACCGTACAATGGTTTAAAAGAAGTTAAAGGTCAGTAA
- the rppH gene encoding RNA pyrophosphohydrolase — MIDAEGFRANVGIVICNNQGQVFWARRYGQHSWQFPQGGVDDGETPEQTMYRELHEEVGLRPEDVEIVASSKHWLRYKLPKRLIRRDSSPVCIGQKQKWFLLKLRCKDEDVNLLKTHHPEFDDWRWVSYWYPVRQVVSFKRDVYRRVMKEFAPFAMPFNKREQQKDHWRNKR, encoded by the coding sequence GTGATTGATGCCGAAGGTTTTCGTGCCAATGTCGGAATTGTGATTTGCAATAATCAGGGGCAAGTGTTTTGGGCCAGACGTTATGGTCAACATTCTTGGCAATTTCCCCAAGGTGGTGTTGATGATGGTGAAACACCAGAACAAACTATGTACCGTGAATTACACGAAGAAGTAGGTTTGCGACCAGAAGATGTAGAAATAGTTGCAAGCTCAAAACATTGGTTACGCTATAAATTACCCAAACGATTAATCCGCCGCGATTCAAGTCCGGTGTGTATTGGGCAAAAACAAAAATGGTTTTTACTAAAACTGCGCTGTAAAGATGAAGATGTTAACTTACTGAAAACCCATCATCCTGAATTTGATGATTGGCGATGGGTAAGTTATTGGTATCCGGTTAGACAGGTTGTGTCGTTTAAACGGGACGTTTATCGACGTGTTATGAAGGAGTTTGCTCCCTTTGCTATGCCCTTTAATAAGCGAGAGCAACAAAAAGATCACTGGCGAAATAAAAGGTAG